One genomic window of Mucilaginibacter sp. SJ includes the following:
- the ffh gene encoding signal recognition particle protein: protein MFENLSDKLDRAFKVLKGQGTITEINVAETMKEIRKALLDADVNYKTAKAFTDDVRQKALGNNVLTSISPGQLLTKLMNDELTNLMGGTTSDLSFPATPTIILIAGLNGAGKTTFTGKLANYLKTQRNKKPLLVADDIYRPAAIDQLEVLGQQIGIPVYANRDSKDPVAIAREGIAQAKQNGNNVVIIDTAGRLAIDEAMMVEIEQVKDAVKPHEILFVVDSMTGQDAVNTAKVFNDRLDFTGVVLTKLDGDTRGGAALSIKSVVNKPIKFIGTGEKMEALDVFHPDRMASRILGMGDVVSLVERAQQQFDEKEAAELQKKIRKNKFDFNDFYGQIQQIKKMGNMKDLMGMIPGVGKMMKDVEVDDNAFKAIEAIIQSMTPFEKANPETINQSRRNRIAKGSGTDLQEVNRLMKQFDDMKKVMKQMSNPAAMANMMRRMPKM, encoded by the coding sequence ATGTTTGAAAATCTTTCGGATAAACTCGACAGGGCGTTCAAGGTCCTGAAGGGTCAGGGAACTATTACTGAAATAAACGTGGCCGAAACCATGAAGGAGATCCGCAAGGCCCTTCTTGATGCCGACGTTAACTATAAAACCGCCAAAGCATTTACCGATGATGTGAGGCAAAAGGCGCTTGGTAATAATGTATTAACATCCATTTCGCCGGGCCAGCTGCTCACCAAGCTCATGAACGATGAGTTGACCAACCTGATGGGCGGTACTACTTCTGATTTGAGTTTTCCGGCAACGCCTACCATTATATTAATTGCAGGTTTGAATGGTGCGGGTAAAACAACCTTTACCGGTAAGCTTGCCAATTACTTAAAAACACAACGCAACAAAAAACCATTACTGGTTGCTGACGATATTTACCGCCCCGCGGCTATCGATCAGCTGGAGGTTTTAGGCCAGCAAATAGGTATCCCGGTGTATGCCAATCGCGACTCGAAAGACCCGGTTGCTATTGCCCGCGAAGGGATAGCACAGGCTAAACAGAACGGCAATAACGTGGTGATCATTGACACCGCCGGCCGTTTGGCTATTGACGAGGCCATGATGGTGGAGATTGAGCAGGTTAAAGACGCCGTTAAACCACACGAGATCCTGTTTGTGGTTGACTCTATGACCGGTCAGGATGCTGTGAATACCGCCAAAGTGTTCAACGATCGGCTGGACTTTACCGGTGTGGTATTAACCAAGTTGGATGGTGATACCCGAGGTGGCGCTGCATTATCAATCAAATCGGTTGTTAATAAGCCTATCAAATTTATTGGTACCGGCGAAAAGATGGAAGCGCTTGACGTTTTCCACCCCGATCGTATGGCATCGAGGATCCTGGGCATGGGCGACGTGGTGTCGTTGGTTGAACGCGCTCAGCAGCAGTTTGACGAGAAAGAGGCAGCCGAGCTACAAAAGAAGATCCGCAAAAATAAGTTCGACTTTAACGACTTTTACGGCCAAATCCAGCAGATCAAAAAAATGGGTAACATGAAAGATCTGATGGGCATGATACCGGGCGTGGGCAAAATGATGAAGGACGTTGAGGTTGATGATAATGCGTTTAAAGCGATAGAAGCCATTATTCAATCGATGACCCCGTTTGAAAAAGCTAACCCTGAAACCATTAATCAAAGCCGCCGTAACCGTATAGCCAAAGGTTCGGGTACCGATTTACAGGAAGTTAACCGCCTTATGAAGCAGTTTGATGATATGAAGAAAGTGATGAAGCAAATGAGCAACCCCGCAGCCATGGCCAACATGATGCGCAGGATGCCGAAGATGTAA
- a CDS encoding M1 family metallopeptidase: MRRIFFVLLLLPALFTMPAFAQVPGAQIDVKHYTFDIKLNDADNNIKGKATVSIRFLNGAEGFSLDLVKKNAAGKGMLVSAVTENGKPVRFTQDDEQLKINTRAYKGNTRDYTISYSGTPADGLIISTNAFGHRTFFGDNWPNRAHNWLPCVDNIADKATVDFIVTAPDHYQVVSNGLQTEEKQLDGKLKLTHWVEAVALPTKVMVIGVAEFAVDRPGDVNGIPVFTYVFPESKGVGFKSYAVAKNILPYFIKNVGPYSYEKLANVQSKTIFGGMENASAIFYFEESVKSPDIEELMAHEIAHQWFGDGASEKSFGHLWLSEGFATYMTNLYLENKYGTDTLKTRLIGQRKKVLDFEKERLTPVVDTAVKTKFMQLLNANSYEKGGWVLHMLRRKLGDDVFWKGVRNYYSKYQGSNANTDDLRRVMEQTSGKDLKQFFMQWLRNAGHPNLAVSWKYNEKDGYITINVTQNQTYVYNLPLEVSVDGQLLTVQVKEKSTTARFRVKAKPADVKVDPNINLLASFEEKK; encoded by the coding sequence ATGCGCAGGATATTTTTTGTTCTTTTATTGTTACCGGCCCTGTTTACCATGCCGGCATTTGCCCAGGTTCCAGGGGCGCAGATTGATGTTAAACATTATACGTTTGATATTAAACTTAATGACGCCGATAATAATATAAAGGGAAAGGCCACGGTTTCGATAAGGTTTTTGAACGGCGCCGAAGGGTTTAGCCTTGACCTCGTGAAAAAGAATGCTGCGGGCAAGGGCATGCTGGTATCGGCAGTAACCGAAAACGGGAAGCCGGTAAGGTTTACCCAGGACGATGAACAGCTAAAGATCAATACCCGTGCCTATAAAGGGAACACCCGCGATTATACGATAAGTTACAGCGGAACCCCGGCCGATGGGTTGATCATCTCGACCAACGCGTTCGGGCACCGTACTTTTTTTGGTGATAACTGGCCTAACCGGGCCCATAACTGGCTGCCCTGCGTTGATAATATTGCCGACAAAGCCACGGTTGATTTTATTGTAACCGCGCCCGATCATTACCAGGTGGTATCAAACGGCCTGCAAACCGAAGAAAAGCAACTCGACGGAAAGCTCAAACTAACCCATTGGGTTGAAGCCGTTGCGCTGCCTACCAAAGTAATGGTTATTGGTGTAGCTGAGTTTGCAGTTGACCGCCCCGGTGATGTTAATGGAATCCCGGTTTTTACCTATGTTTTTCCGGAAAGTAAAGGGGTTGGGTTTAAAAGTTATGCTGTAGCTAAAAACATTCTCCCCTACTTTATAAAAAATGTTGGCCCTTACAGCTACGAAAAATTGGCCAACGTGCAGTCGAAAACCATTTTTGGCGGCATGGAAAATGCCAGTGCCATATTCTACTTTGAAGAATCGGTTAAAAGTCCGGATATAGAAGAACTAATGGCGCATGAAATTGCCCACCAGTGGTTTGGCGATGGCGCCAGCGAGAAAAGCTTTGGCCACCTTTGGTTAAGTGAAGGCTTTGCTACCTATATGACCAATCTTTATCTCGAAAATAAATACGGGACCGATACCTTAAAAACACGCCTTATCGGCCAGCGTAAAAAAGTGCTGGATTTTGAAAAAGAGCGTTTAACGCCCGTGGTTGATACCGCTGTTAAAACAAAATTTATGCAGCTGCTTAATGCCAATAGTTACGAAAAAGGCGGTTGGGTACTGCACATGCTGCGGCGCAAACTGGGCGATGATGTTTTTTGGAAAGGGGTTAGAAACTATTATTCAAAATACCAGGGCAGCAATGCCAATACCGATGATTTGAGGCGGGTAATGGAACAAACCAGCGGCAAGGACCTGAAACAGTTTTTTATGCAATGGCTGCGCAACGCCGGGCACCCAAATTTGGCGGTTAGCTGGAAGTATAATGAAAAGGATGGTTACATTACCATAAATGTAACCCAAAACCAGACCTATGTTTACAATTTGCCGCTGGAGGTGTCTGTTGACGGGCAACTGTTAACTGTGCAGGTAAAAGAGAAATCGACAACAGCCCGTTTCCGGGTAAAAGCTAAACCGGCAGATGTTAAGGTGGACCCGAATATAAACCTGCTGGCATCGTTTGAGGAAAAGAAATAG
- a CDS encoding response regulator, which yields MNTPSKKIVIFDDDEDILSICSYILEEQGWEVHTFSDCNNIVEKVSGILPDVIMMDNWIPDSGGIIATQTLKKTEGLKEIPVIYFSANSDIQILANHAGAQSYLAKPFDLEDLEKVINRVIAA from the coding sequence ATGAATACTCCATCTAAAAAAATTGTCATATTTGATGACGACGAGGACATCCTTTCTATTTGCAGTTATATTTTGGAGGAACAAGGGTGGGAAGTGCACACATTTAGCGACTGCAATAACATTGTTGAAAAGGTTTCGGGCATTTTGCCAGATGTGATCATGATGGATAACTGGATCCCCGATTCGGGCGGGATCATTGCCACGCAAACCCTCAAAAAAACCGAAGGACTTAAAGAAATACCGGTAATTTACTTTTCGGCAAACAGCGATATCCAGATCCTGGCCAACCATGCCGGCGCCCAAAGTTACTTAGCCAAACCATTTGACCTGGAAGACCTGGAAAAGGTGATCAACAGGGTGATAGCGGCGTAG
- a CDS encoding glycoside hydrolase family 30 protein, whose translation MNMQIKSILLGAMLLGPAAAINAQTKASLWLTRADRSALFEQQKEPLIFKTGEPGGITITVNDKQHYQPIDGFGFALTGGSAMHIIRMSADSRAALLKNLFAVTGNDIGISYLRLSIGASDLNEKVFSYDDMPKGQTDPTLKHFNLGPDKTDVIPVMKQILAINPAIKVLGSPWSPPAWMKTNSDTRGGRLKPDCYPVYANYLVKYIQAMKANGINIDAITIQNEPLHPGNNPSLLMVAPDEADFIKNNLGPAFKAAGIKTKIIVYDHNADRPDYPISILNDPAARKYVDGSGFHLYGGDISALTDVHNAHPDKNIYFTEQMTVEPENQSTINIAWPVKSLIVGATRNWSRNVLEWNLAADSEYKPYTDRGGCPMCQGAVTIDKNQVKKNIAYYSIAHASKFVRPGSVRIASNNIDTLPNVAFKTPDGKKVLIVANTGDGAQDFNIQYQGKVLAVKLDKGSVGTYIW comes from the coding sequence ATGAACATGCAAATCAAATCGATTTTATTGGGCGCCATGCTGCTTGGCCCGGCTGCTGCAATAAACGCGCAAACAAAGGCAAGCTTGTGGCTTACCCGGGCCGACAGATCGGCACTTTTTGAGCAGCAAAAGGAGCCGCTTATTTTTAAAACCGGGGAGCCCGGCGGCATCACTATTACTGTTAATGATAAGCAACATTACCAGCCGATAGACGGGTTTGGATTTGCATTAACCGGGGGCAGCGCTATGCACATCATCCGCATGAGTGCCGACAGCCGGGCCGCGCTGCTTAAAAATCTTTTTGCGGTTACAGGGAATGATATTGGTATCAGTTATTTAAGGCTGAGTATTGGTGCATCCGATCTGAATGAGAAAGTATTCTCCTATGATGATATGCCCAAAGGCCAGACAGATCCAACGTTAAAGCATTTTAACCTTGGCCCGGATAAAACCGATGTGATCCCGGTAATGAAACAGATCCTGGCAATTAATCCGGCAATCAAGGTATTGGGTTCGCCATGGTCGCCGCCGGCCTGGATGAAAACCAATAGTGATACCCGCGGCGGCAGATTAAAACCCGATTGTTACCCGGTGTATGCTAACTACCTGGTTAAATATATCCAGGCGATGAAGGCCAATGGAATTAATATTGATGCCATCACCATTCAAAATGAGCCATTACACCCTGGTAATAACCCCAGCTTGCTGATGGTTGCGCCCGACGAAGCCGACTTTATCAAAAACAATCTTGGCCCGGCGTTTAAGGCGGCAGGTATCAAAACAAAGATCATTGTTTACGATCACAACGCCGACAGGCCCGACTACCCTATTTCGATATTGAACGACCCGGCTGCCCGTAAATATGTGGATGGTTCGGGCTTTCACCTGTATGGCGGCGATATCTCGGCCCTTACCGATGTGCACAACGCCCATCCTGATAAAAACATTTACTTTACCGAGCAGATGACTGTTGAGCCCGAAAATCAAAGTACCATCAACATTGCCTGGCCGGTAAAAAGCCTGATTGTTGGCGCAACCCGCAACTGGAGCCGCAATGTACTGGAGTGGAACCTTGCCGCCGACTCTGAATATAAGCCCTATACCGACAGGGGCGGCTGCCCAATGTGCCAGGGCGCCGTTACCATTGATAAAAACCAGGTAAAGAAAAACATCGCTTATTATTCAATTGCCCACGCTTCCAAATTTGTACGTCCCGGTTCAGTACGTATTGCATCAAATAATATAGATACTTTACCTAATGTGGCTTTCAAAACCCCCGATGGCAAAAAAGTACTTATCGTGGCCAACACCGGCGATGGCGCGCAGGATTTTAACATCCAGTACCAGGGAAAAGTATTAGCTGTTAAACTTGATAAAGGTTCGGTTGGAACGTATATCTGGTAA
- a CDS encoding cellulase family glycosylhydrolase: MLTSLIKNIKVSSGIKVLLAAAPALFVSLQGNAQTGFLKAEGKKIVDEKGQNVLLRGMGLGGWMLQEGYMLHINKDSRQYRIRERLEELMGPAETREFYDTWLANNTRKIDVDSMKRWGFNSIRLPMHYNLYTLPVDKEPVAGKNTWLDKGFKMTDDLLAWCKANHMYLILDLHAAPGGQGNDLNISDRDPDKPSLWDSEANKQKTIALWRKLAERYKNEPYIGAYDIINEPNWGFDDPQNDKNGLKEKTNGPLRKLMVDITAAIREVDKKHIIIIEGNGWGNNYNGILPQWDKNMVLSFHKYWNFNDQKSVDHIVKTRDQYNIPVWLGETGENSNTWLTEAIGLLEKNNIGWSLWPLKKLGINNPMEIRSNLNYDDVARYLNTGRHKPNESNTYSGTLELATYAKLENTIIHHDVIDAIFRQPHTSVTKPFKANRIGNGTVINAVDYDLGRNGYAYFDTDTADYHTSGKPGVGNKGHVYRNDGVDISKDSTKYESYYVDHIETNEWTQYTIQVKTPGIYSLSLKVASATDDAKLSVLVNNITQAKEVVVPNTGGLKKWQVIAVKNIVLKAGSNKIKVLANNGGYNLHYLQFWKGK, encoded by the coding sequence ATGTTAACATCGTTAATAAAAAACATAAAGGTAAGCTCAGGAATTAAAGTTTTGCTTGCCGCGGCTCCTGCATTATTTGTCTCGTTACAAGGCAATGCGCAAACAGGCTTTTTAAAAGCCGAAGGCAAAAAAATAGTTGATGAAAAGGGGCAGAATGTATTGCTGCGAGGGATGGGTTTAGGGGGATGGATGCTACAGGAAGGCTATATGCTGCACATTAACAAAGACAGCCGGCAGTATCGCATTCGCGAAAGGCTGGAAGAGCTGATGGGCCCGGCCGAAACCAGGGAGTTTTATGATACCTGGCTGGCCAACAATACGCGCAAAATTGATGTAGATTCGATGAAACGCTGGGGATTTAATTCTATTCGCCTGCCGATGCATTATAACCTTTACACCTTGCCGGTTGATAAGGAGCCCGTTGCCGGTAAAAACACCTGGCTGGATAAAGGGTTTAAAATGACCGACGATCTGCTGGCCTGGTGTAAAGCAAACCACATGTACCTGATCCTTGACCTGCATGCCGCTCCCGGCGGACAAGGCAACGACCTTAACATCTCCGACCGCGACCCGGACAAACCATCGCTTTGGGACAGCGAGGCTAATAAGCAAAAAACCATAGCCCTTTGGCGTAAACTGGCCGAGCGGTATAAAAACGAACCTTACATAGGCGCTTATGATATTATCAACGAGCCAAACTGGGGTTTTGACGATCCTCAAAATGATAAAAACGGACTGAAGGAAAAAACAAACGGTCCGCTAAGAAAACTGATGGTTGATATTACTGCTGCCATTCGCGAGGTAGATAAAAAACACATTATTATTATTGAGGGCAACGGTTGGGGCAATAACTATAACGGTATTTTACCCCAATGGGATAAAAACATGGTGCTGAGCTTTCATAAGTACTGGAATTTTAACGATCAGAAGTCTGTCGATCATATCGTAAAAACACGCGACCAGTATAATATCCCCGTATGGTTGGGCGAAACCGGCGAAAACTCAAATACCTGGCTTACTGAAGCTATCGGCTTGTTAGAAAAAAATAACATTGGCTGGTCATTATGGCCGTTAAAAAAATTGGGCATCAACAACCCGATGGAGATCCGTTCAAATCTGAACTATGATGATGTGGCGAGGTACCTGAACACCGGCAGGCATAAACCTAACGAGAGCAATACGTATAGCGGCACCCTTGAGCTGGCTACGTATGCTAAATTAGAAAATACCATTATCCATCATGATGTCATCGATGCTATTTTCAGGCAGCCGCATACAAGCGTTACCAAGCCCTTTAAAGCCAACAGAATTGGCAACGGCACCGTGATCAATGCTGTTGATTATGACCTGGGCCGCAACGGTTACGCTTATTTTGACACCGATACCGCCGACTATCATACTTCCGGTAAACCCGGTGTTGGGAACAAGGGACATGTGTACCGGAACGACGGTGTTGATATCAGCAAAGATTCTACGAAGTATGAAAGTTACTATGTAGATCATATTGAAACTAACGAATGGACACAGTACACAATACAGGTTAAAACACCGGGCATATACTCCCTAAGCCTCAAAGTGGCATCCGCCACCGATGATGCCAAGCTATCTGTTTTAGTTAATAATATAACCCAGGCAAAAGAAGTGGTAGTGCCCAACACCGGCGGGTTAAAAAAATGGCAGGTTATTGCTGTAAAAAACATTGTTTTAAAGGCCGGGAGCAACAAAATAAAGGTATTAGCTAACAACGGAGGGTACAACCTGCATTACCTGCAGTTTTGGAAAGGGAAGTAA
- a CDS encoding REP-associated tyrosine transposase has product MSTKYKFHDQDKLYFVSFSVVYWIDLFIRNEYKQVLLDSWRHCQKHKGLEIYGWCIMTSHVHMIIGSNSNKLEDILRDMKKHTAAILRSTIENNPIESRKEWLLWMMKRAGTKNSNNLKFQLWQQDNHPIMLFNHKVLHQKLDYIHNNPVEAGFVEKPEDYLYSSARDYYDLPGLVDILLVDPLLA; this is encoded by the coding sequence ATGAGTACCAAATACAAATTTCACGATCAGGATAAATTATACTTTGTAAGCTTTTCTGTTGTGTATTGGATAGACCTTTTCATAAGAAATGAATACAAACAGGTATTGCTTGACAGTTGGAGGCATTGTCAAAAGCATAAGGGTCTTGAAATATATGGATGGTGTATTATGACCAGTCATGTTCACATGATTATTGGAAGCAACAGTAATAAATTGGAGGATATATTGCGTGATATGAAAAAACACACCGCAGCCATATTACGAAGTACAATTGAAAACAATCCTATTGAAAGCCGAAAGGAATGGCTTTTATGGATGATGAAACGCGCCGGAACGAAAAATAGCAATAACTTAAAGTTTCAATTATGGCAACAGGACAATCATCCCATTATGCTGTTTAACCATAAAGTATTGCATCAAAAATTAGATTACATTCATAACAATCCAGTAGAGGCTGGATTTGTAGAAAAACCTGAAGATTACTTATACAGCAGCGCACGGGATTACTATGATTTACCAGGCTTGGTTGATATTTTATTAGTCGATCCGTTACTGGCTTAA
- a CDS encoding YifB family Mg chelatase-like AAA ATPase has translation MLVKTFGSAVYGIQAITITVEVNISGGKLAYFVVGLPDNAVRESMQRVETALQTNGFRMPRQRIVVNMAPADIRKEGSAYDLTIAVAIMAASNQIDAGLLDKFIIMGELSLDGSLQPIKGALPIAIQARKDGFKGFILPKQNAREAAIVNDLEVYGVESIKDVVGFFNGTSELKPEIVNTREEFYDSLCNYDSDFSEVKGQENIKRALEIAAAGGHNVILIGPPGAGKTMLARRLPSILPPLSLYESLETTKIHSVAGKLAAADALVTIRPFRSPHHTISDVALVGGGSNPAPGEISLAHNGVLFLDELPEFKRSALEVMRQPLEERRVTISRAKFTVDYPSSFMLVASMNPCPCGYYNHPEKECICPPGMVQKYLSKISGPLLDRIDLHVEVTPVNFSELSSDRAAEKSELIRERVIRAREIQVERFGNRPDLHANAQMSPQMVRDLCKINAAGQTLLKKAMEKLGLSARAYDRILKVSRTIADLSGSEEIKLEHLAEAIHFRSLDREGWAG, from the coding sequence GTGTTGGTTAAAACTTTTGGAAGCGCGGTTTATGGGATACAAGCTATTACCATAACAGTTGAGGTGAATATAAGTGGCGGCAAATTAGCTTATTTTGTTGTTGGGCTACCCGATAATGCGGTTCGCGAATCGATGCAGCGCGTAGAAACTGCTTTACAGACAAATGGTTTTCGCATGCCGCGCCAGCGGATTGTGGTTAATATGGCCCCTGCAGATATCCGTAAAGAGGGCTCAGCGTATGATCTTACAATCGCCGTTGCTATTATGGCAGCATCTAACCAGATAGACGCCGGGCTATTAGATAAATTTATCATCATGGGCGAGCTTTCACTCGATGGGAGCCTGCAGCCTATTAAAGGTGCTTTGCCTATTGCCATTCAGGCCCGGAAGGATGGCTTTAAAGGTTTTATCCTCCCCAAACAAAACGCCCGCGAAGCAGCCATTGTTAACGACCTTGAAGTTTACGGTGTTGAAAGCATTAAAGATGTTGTTGGCTTTTTTAATGGCACCTCCGAGCTTAAGCCCGAAATAGTAAACACCCGCGAAGAATTTTACGACAGTCTTTGCAATTACGATAGTGATTTCAGCGAGGTAAAAGGCCAGGAAAACATTAAGCGCGCGTTAGAGATTGCCGCGGCCGGCGGCCATAATGTGATCCTGATCGGTCCGCCCGGAGCAGGTAAAACCATGCTGGCCCGGAGGCTGCCCTCTATTTTGCCGCCATTGAGCTTATATGAATCGTTAGAAACCACCAAGATCCATTCGGTGGCAGGCAAACTTGCCGCTGCCGATGCGCTGGTAACCATTCGCCCGTTCAGGAGCCCTCACCACACTATTAGCGATGTAGCTTTAGTAGGAGGGGGAAGCAACCCTGCCCCCGGCGAGATCTCTTTGGCCCATAACGGCGTTTTATTTTTAGATGAATTGCCGGAGTTTAAACGCAGCGCGCTGGAAGTAATGCGCCAGCCGCTCGAAGAGCGCCGGGTAACCATATCACGCGCTAAATTTACGGTAGATTATCCCAGCAGTTTTATGCTGGTGGCAAGTATGAACCCCTGTCCATGCGGATATTATAATCATCCCGAAAAAGAATGCATCTGCCCGCCGGGTATGGTGCAAAAATACCTGAGCAAAATTTCAGGCCCGCTGCTGGACAGGATAGATCTGCATGTGGAAGTAACACCGGTTAACTTCAGCGAACTATCATCCGACCGCGCTGCCGAAAAAAGCGAGCTCATCCGCGAACGGGTGATCAGGGCAAGGGAAATCCAGGTAGAACGTTTCGGCAACCGTCCCGATCTGCATGCCAATGCGCAAATGAGCCCTCAAATGGTCCGCGACCTGTGCAAAATCAACGCGGCGGGCCAAACCCTGCTTAAAAAAGCGATGGAAAAACTCGGCCTCTCGGCAAGGGCTTATGACCGCATACTGAAAGTATCCCGCACCATTGCCGATCTTTCCGGAAGTGAGGAAATTAAACTGGAGCATTTGGCTGAGGCTATCCATTTCAGGAGTTTGGATAGAGAGGGCTGGGCTGGGTAA